Part of the Halorhabdus utahensis DSM 12940 genome, GCTCGCTGCGCTCCAGTGGGTGCTTGCGTCACCGGGAGAGCGAAGCTCTCCCGAGCCACGCGGCAGAGCCGCGGACGCCGGGGGACGCTGAGAGCGCGGCCCCTTTCAGTCCCACCCGAGACCGGTTGGTCGGCCGGCATGGGTGGGACTGAAAGGGGCGGGTGGCTCCGGGAAGACGGCCGACGCTAGGCGCGAGGCGGCAGAGCCGCCTCGGCACGCGCGAACGGGCCTGTGGCCCGTGAGCGGACACCGCAACGGAGTGAGGAGCGCAGCGAGGGCTTCGACCGGAGCCGCTCGGGGCTTTCCGGCTGTTCTCAACCACGACTCGCGTAACGAAACACCACCGCTGATCGACCGCCAGGGCTTACTGCACCCCGCTCCTCGCGGTCGGTATGGAAGACCACATCGCCCTCATTACCGGCTGCTCCTCGGGCATCGGCCGGGCGAGCGCCGAACGCTTTCTCGAAGAGGACTGGACGGTCTACGCGACCGCCCGTGACACCGACGATATTGCCGACCTCGCCGACGCCGGGGCCGAAACAGCCAAACTCGACGTGACCAACGCCCGCGCCGTCGAGCGGGTCGTCGACCGGATCATCGACGAAGAAGGCCGGATCGACTGTCTGGTCAACAACGCGGGCACCGGTCAGTTCGGCCCGATCGAGGACGTCCCGACCGATGCCCTCCAGGACCAGTTTGACGTCAATCTCTACGGTCCGCACCGCCTGATCCGAGCGGTTCTGCCGCACATGCGCGAACAAGCGGAGGGGACGATCGTCAACGTCTCCAGCCTCCAGGGTCGGCTCGCCGTCCCTGGCATGGGAGCCTACGCGGCCTCGAAGTTCGCCCTGGAGGCGATGAGCGATTCCCTCCGAGCTGAGGTCGATTCCCACGGCGTCGACGTGGTCGTCGTCGAACCGGGCGTCGTCGAGACGTCGTTTGCCGACCGGACCGACGCGAGCCGCGAGCGTCTCGAACAGTCGGGCGCGTACGACGGGATCTACGAGGCCCAGGACGATCGCCGGGCGATCGAGTACGACGGCGTCTTCGGGATCCCGCCCGAGGATGTCGCAACGGTGATCTACGACGCCGCGGCGATGACCGATCCCGATCCCCGCTATGCGGTGGGCAACGGCGCGAAGTTGATCCTGGCGTTGCGATACCTTCCCGATCGCTGGCGCGACGCCGCCTTCGGCTTGTTCCAGCGCGTAGCGGGTCTTCGCCGATGATTGACGACCGCGACCGGCTGGCGGCGACGCCGGCCCACGACGTCGCCCTGTCTTGCATCGAGGCCGGGATCGAGGCATCGACCCCGAAGGCGGTCCTCCGGGAGGCACTCTCGGTCGAGGGAGGCGTCCTGACCGTCGCCGGCAGCGAGTACGACCTCGGGGCCTACGACTCGGTGGTCGTCCTCGGCGGCGGGAAGGCCGCCGACGTAGTCACCCGTGAACTCGAACGTCACCTCGAAGACTACATCGACCGTGGACTCGTCGTCTCGACGAAACCAGTTGCGACTGACACCGTCGAGACAGTCGCGGGAAGCCATCCGATTCCCGACACGGATAGTCTGGACGGGGCCCGGCGGGTCTTCCAGCGGGCCCAGGGGCTGGGCGAGGGAACGCTCGTTCTCGCGCCGATCACCGGCGGCGGGAGCGCGCTGCTGGCGTTGCCCGCCGGCGACATCACGCTCGTCGACCTCCAGGCCACCACCGAGGAACTCGTCGAGAGCGGGGCGTCGATCGAGGAGATCAACGCCGTCCGGAAACACTGCTCGGCGATCAAAGGCGGCGGGCTGGCCAGGGCAGCAGCCCCGGCGACAGTCGTCGGCCTGCTGTTCTCGGACGTTGTCGGCGACGACCCCGGCGTGATCGCCAGCGGGCCGACCGCCCCCGACGAGACGACCTACGAGGACGCTCTGGAAATCCTGGATCGCTACGACGTGGACGTCCCCACAGTGGTCCGCGAGCACCTCGAAGCCGGCGCGGCCGGCGAGCGCGCGGAAACGCCAGCTGATCCCGGGGTGCTGGGCCACGTCGACAACCACGTCCTCGCCGACGCCTGGACGACGCTCGCGGCGGCCCGCGACGCCGCGGCGGAAGCCGGCTACGAACCGTTGGTCCTCTCCTCGCGGATTCGCGGGGAGGCGACCGAGGCAGCGCTCTCGGGGCTCGCCATCGCCGAAGAGTGTGCGGCCACCGGAACGCCCGTCGAACCGCCGGCCGTGTTGCTGTCGGGCGGCGAGACCACAGTCACGGTGATGGGCAACGGCGACGGCGGTCCCAACCTGGAGTTCGCGCTCCGGGTCGCCGTCGAACAGCCGGAGGGGATCGTCTGCGCCAGCGTCGACACCGACGGCGCGGACGGCGGCACCGAGGTCGCGGGTGCGATCGTCGACGGCGAGACGCTGTCGAACCCACAGCGCGGGCGGGCGGCGCTGTTGGAGAACGACGCA contains:
- a CDS encoding glycerate kinase type-2 family protein, encoding MIDDRDRLAATPAHDVALSCIEAGIEASTPKAVLREALSVEGGVLTVAGSEYDLGAYDSVVVLGGGKAADVVTRELERHLEDYIDRGLVVSTKPVATDTVETVAGSHPIPDTDSLDGARRVFQRAQGLGEGTLVLAPITGGGSALLALPAGDITLVDLQATTEELVESGASIEEINAVRKHCSAIKGGGLARAAAPATVVGLLFSDVVGDDPGVIASGPTAPDETTYEDALEILDRYDVDVPTVVREHLEAGAAGERAETPADPGVLGHVDNHVLADAWTTLAAARDAAAEAGYEPLVLSSRIRGEATEAALSGLAIAEECAATGTPVEPPAVLLSGGETTVTVMGNGDGGPNLEFALRVAVEQPEGIVCASVDTDGADGGTEVAGAIVDGETLSNPQRGRAALLENDALPALEESGAVIETGPTGTNVNDLRVFVIEA
- a CDS encoding SDR family oxidoreductase, translated to MEDHIALITGCSSGIGRASAERFLEEDWTVYATARDTDDIADLADAGAETAKLDVTNARAVERVVDRIIDEEGRIDCLVNNAGTGQFGPIEDVPTDALQDQFDVNLYGPHRLIRAVLPHMREQAEGTIVNVSSLQGRLAVPGMGAYAASKFALEAMSDSLRAEVDSHGVDVVVVEPGVVETSFADRTDASRERLEQSGAYDGIYEAQDDRRAIEYDGVFGIPPEDVATVIYDAAAMTDPDPRYAVGNGAKLILALRYLPDRWRDAAFGLFQRVAGLRR